In Gadus chalcogrammus isolate NIFS_2021 chromosome 11, NIFS_Gcha_1.0, whole genome shotgun sequence, a single window of DNA contains:
- the LOC130392590 gene encoding glutathione S-transferase kappa 1-like encodes MSSKKVVELFFDVVSPYTWLAFEVMCRYRNVWNIELKLRPGFLGGVMQGSGNKPPGLVPNKFLYMTKDMERLAQFFEVPLKAPSNPFEAMFEKGSLSAMRFVVAVQGQAKDDKQVELVSRELWRRIWSQDKDITTPESLSEAAMKAGMSASEVGELLRLSSTKEIKDKLKSTTQEALDHGAFGFPLIVCHVDGKPEPFFGSDRFELMAHCIGEKWLGPQPKQSPAKL; translated from the exons ATGTCCTCTAAGAAAGTGGTCGAGTTGTTCTTTGATGTGGTTTCCCCGTACACCTGGCTTGCATTTGAG GTTATGTGCCGATATCGAAACGTGTGGAACATCGAGCTGAAATTGCGTCCTGGTTTCTTGGGAGGCGTTATGCAAGGGTCTG GAAACAAACCTCCTGGGCTGGTTCCAAACAAGTTCCTGTACATGACCAAGGACATGGAGCGCTTGGCCCagttctttgaggttccccttaAGGCACCAAGTAACCCTTTCGAGGCCATGTTTGAAAAAG GCTCCTTGTCTGCAATGCGGTTTGTGGTGGCCGTGCAGGGGCAAGCAAAGGATGACAAGCAGGTAGAGCTTGTTTCTAGGGAGCTGTGGAGAAGAATCTGGAGCCAAGACAAAGACATCACCACACCTGAGTCCCTCTCCGAG GCAGCGATGAAGGCAGGGATGTCTGCCAGTGAGGTGGGAGAGTTACTGAGACTGTCCTCCACCAAGGAGATTAAGGACAAGTTGAAAAGCACCACACAGGAAGCACTTGACCACGGG GCTTTTGGCTTCCCCCTCATCGTTTGTCATGTAGATGGAAAGCCAGAGCCGTTTTTTGGCTCTGACCGTTTTGAGCTGATGGCACACTGCATTG GAGAGAAGTGGCTTGGACCTCAGCCCAAACAATCCCCTGCCAAACTTTAA